A DNA window from Chiloscyllium plagiosum isolate BGI_BamShark_2017 chromosome 9, ASM401019v2, whole genome shotgun sequence contains the following coding sequences:
- the LOC122552625 gene encoding cytochrome c oxidase assembly factor 6 homolog — translation MSAPTADERKACWGARDRYWQCLDESDKDSSECQKLRTIFEGSCPQQWIKYFDKRRDYLKYKEKLQSGGFQQQENVTKP, via the exons ATGAGTGCTCCAACAGCAGATGAGAGGAAAGCCTGTTGGGGAGCGAGGGATAGGTACTGGCAGTGTCTGGATGAGAGTGATAAGGATTCTTCAGAATGTCAGAAGTTAAGAACAATATTCGAAGGCAGCTGCCCACAGCAATGG ATCAAGTACTTTGACAAAAGAAGGGACTATTTAAAATACAAAGAGAAACTGCAAAGTGGAGGATTTCAGCAACAGGAGAATGTCACCAAACCATAA